In a single window of the Anaerocolumna cellulosilytica genome:
- a CDS encoding GNAT family N-acetyltransferase, translated as MLKAVIFDMDGVIIDSEPLHAQAAVNALKNIGVDITIPYCYGFIGSTTAFMLETIIRDYNLPLTCEELLELYKKAKHTLILEEGYTPVPYVQELIEKLYHHGYKLAIASSSSEKEIADVVSVLGIKKYFHKLVSGTTVSNPKPAPDVFIKALKELGLGNKDCIVIEDSYNGVTAANAAGIPAIGFVNPNSGNQNLSGAAVLIEGFDEITPDFIHNVYQRAHGEPVTIAVTNRLIIRELAVSDIPVIYTIYQNPEVKKYVTDIDDYLDIEIEKHKAYIRNVYNFYGYGLWGVFQKDTKNLIGRCGIQDTKINGRDEIELGYLLDYNHWGFGYAVECIKAIIDYSFTTLGFGRLVAVIHPKNTKSVNVALRVGMHQENTILKNGLSYDIYVIEN; from the coding sequence ATGTTAAAAGCCGTTATCTTTGATATGGATGGAGTAATTATAGATAGTGAACCCTTACATGCACAAGCCGCAGTTAATGCCTTAAAAAATATAGGGGTGGATATTACCATTCCATACTGTTATGGATTTATTGGTTCTACCACAGCCTTTATGCTAGAGACCATAATTAGGGATTACAACCTTCCCCTGACGTGCGAAGAATTGTTAGAGTTATATAAAAAAGCAAAACATACACTGATTTTAGAAGAGGGCTATACTCCTGTTCCCTATGTGCAGGAGCTCATTGAGAAGCTTTATCACCATGGCTATAAGCTTGCTATTGCCTCTTCCTCTTCCGAAAAAGAAATAGCGGACGTTGTGAGTGTTTTAGGTATTAAAAAATACTTTCATAAGCTTGTCAGCGGAACAACTGTATCAAATCCAAAACCAGCTCCCGATGTTTTTATAAAAGCTTTAAAAGAACTAGGGTTAGGTAATAAGGATTGTATAGTTATTGAAGATTCCTATAACGGTGTAACTGCAGCAAATGCTGCTGGTATCCCTGCTATAGGCTTTGTTAATCCAAATTCCGGCAACCAGAATCTGTCTGGGGCAGCCGTATTAATTGAGGGTTTTGATGAGATAACTCCTGATTTTATCCATAATGTATATCAACGAGCCCATGGGGAACCGGTTACGATTGCTGTTACTAATCGTTTAATCATTCGTGAGCTGGCCGTATCTGATATACCAGTAATCTATACTATTTATCAGAATCCAGAAGTCAAAAAATATGTTACTGATATTGACGATTATCTTGATATAGAGATAGAAAAACATAAGGCCTATATAAGAAATGTTTATAATTTTTACGGCTATGGTTTATGGGGTGTCTTTCAAAAAGACACTAAAAATTTAATTGGCCGATGCGGAATACAGGATACTAAAATTAATGGCAGAGATGAAATAGAGCTGGGCTATTTACTAGACTATAACCACTGGGGTTTTGGTTATGCTGTGGAATGCATAAAAGCTATCATAGATTATAGTTTTACTACTCTAGGCTTTGGGCGCCTTGTTGCAGTTATACACCCTAAGAACACCAAATCTGTAAATGTTGCCCTCAGAGTTGGAATGCACCAAGAAAATACTATTTTAAAAAATGGATTGTCTTATGATATCTATGTTATAGAAAATTAA
- a CDS encoding TIGR03915 family putative DNA repair protein, whose translation MTVKKIFVCEDSIDGIFTAIYDAWNSRHGHTNIRIELQSEDGSVNYELFSEYIAVKTDSEKASKVDRSIKSKISQEAYEYVFTASCSDEKEKGDLIYRFLILGFSMGSSVVNYLGNDIVSKIFDMNRNLNNEVHHYLGFVRFHEIENGILYSKICPKNDVLRHLAPHFSDRMNTENFIIYDEKRKTAILHRTGLSWVYTYADNLNLNRLEQFSVQEDEFQELWKVFFESIAIKERQNYKLQRNNLPIRFRNNMLEFNNDKKFR comes from the coding sequence ATGACGGTAAAAAAAATATTTGTCTGTGAGGATAGTATTGATGGCATATTCACAGCAATTTATGATGCTTGGAACAGCCGGCATGGACACACGAATATAAGAATAGAGTTACAATCAGAAGATGGTTCTGTGAATTATGAATTATTTTCTGAATATATTGCAGTCAAAACCGATTCAGAAAAAGCATCTAAAGTTGATAGATCAATAAAAAGCAAAATATCCCAAGAGGCGTATGAATATGTATTTACAGCTTCTTGTTCTGATGAAAAGGAAAAAGGTGATTTAATATACCGTTTTTTGATATTAGGTTTTTCTATGGGATCGTCTGTTGTTAACTATCTCGGAAATGATATCGTATCAAAAATCTTTGATATGAATCGTAATCTTAATAATGAAGTACATCATTATCTTGGATTTGTAAGATTTCATGAAATTGAAAATGGTATACTATACTCAAAAATCTGCCCGAAAAATGATGTGTTAAGACATTTGGCACCCCATTTTTCTGACCGAATGAATACGGAGAATTTCATAATATATGATGAAAAGAGAAAAACCGCAATCTTACATCGTACCGGCTTATCATGGGTTTATACATATGCTGATAACCTTAATTTGAATAGACTGGAGCAATTTTCTGTGCAGGAAGATGAGTTTCAGGAATTGTGGAAAGTCTTTTTTGAATCTATTGCTATTAAAGAACGCCAAAATTATAAATTGCAGAGAAATAATCTTCCTATTAGGTTTCGCAATAACATGTTAGAATTTAATAATGATAAAAAATTTAGATAA
- a CDS encoding putative DNA modification/repair radical SAM protein, which translates to MSVIIQENMSVQKKLEILSDAAKYDVACTSSGVDRKGIAGSLGTSVASGICHTFSADGRCISLLKILFTNECIFDCKYCFNRASNDIVRASFTPEEVCDLTIEFYRRNYIEGLFLSSGVLINPNHTMELICKTLKMLREDYHFNGYIHCKAVPGADSSIIEMAGWYADRMSVNLELPTTESLKQLAPHKSRKNILKPMKQIQLGRIESMESPIFGRISDKKLKSKYLMQDELEDNKAMVPEKSSVLGLVKRPAINRGFVPAGQSTQMIIGATPENDYQIMSVAEALYQKFDLKRVFYSAYISVNQDSNLPSLTSPPLLREHRLYQADWLLRFYGFEASELLSEQRPNFNVLIDPKCNWAIGHLEQFPIEINKADYYTLLRIPGVGVKSAQRIVKARRVSALNFEDLKKIGVVLKRALYFITCNGKMMYQTKIDENYITNQLISVKERLPYGIDGGISFQQLSLFDDVNFSAPNLQEFKSGIG; encoded by the coding sequence ATGAGTGTTATTATTCAGGAAAATATGTCAGTACAGAAAAAACTAGAGATACTATCCGATGCTGCAAAATATGATGTTGCCTGTACTTCCAGCGGTGTAGACCGTAAAGGAATAGCAGGCAGCCTTGGTACCTCTGTTGCCAGTGGAATCTGCCACACCTTTTCAGCTGATGGAAGATGTATATCTTTGTTAAAAATATTATTTACCAATGAATGTATATTTGACTGCAAATATTGCTTTAATAGAGCGTCTAATGATATTGTAAGAGCTTCTTTTACACCCGAAGAAGTATGTGATCTCACCATAGAATTTTATCGTAGAAACTATATTGAAGGATTATTTTTAAGCTCAGGCGTTTTAATCAACCCTAATCATACCATGGAACTGATTTGTAAAACATTAAAAATGTTGAGAGAAGATTATCATTTCAACGGATACATTCATTGTAAAGCTGTACCGGGAGCGGATTCTTCCATAATTGAAATGGCAGGCTGGTATGCAGACCGTATGAGCGTCAATCTGGAGTTACCTACTACGGAAAGTTTAAAGCAACTAGCACCTCATAAAAGCCGGAAAAATATTTTGAAACCAATGAAACAGATACAACTAGGGCGGATTGAGTCAATGGAAAGCCCTATATTTGGGCGTATCAGTGATAAAAAACTAAAATCCAAGTACCTTATGCAAGATGAATTAGAGGATAATAAGGCGATGGTACCGGAGAAATCGTCAGTCTTAGGATTGGTGAAAAGACCTGCTATTAACAGAGGTTTTGTTCCGGCAGGACAAAGTACCCAAATGATTATTGGAGCCACTCCGGAAAATGATTACCAGATTATGTCCGTAGCTGAAGCATTATATCAAAAGTTTGATTTAAAGCGAGTGTTTTATTCTGCTTATATTAGTGTTAACCAGGATAGTAACTTACCTTCACTGACTTCACCTCCGCTTCTAAGAGAGCACCGTTTGTATCAGGCAGACTGGCTGTTAAGGTTCTATGGATTTGAAGCTTCTGAATTATTGTCAGAACAAAGACCGAACTTTAATGTATTGATTGATCCCAAATGTAATTGGGCAATTGGACATTTGGAACAGTTTCCAATAGAAATTAACAAAGCAGATTATTATACTTTACTTAGAATTCCGGGAGTTGGAGTAAAATCTGCCCAGCGTATCGTGAAGGCAAGAAGAGTATCGGCATTAAATTTTGAAGATTTGAAGAAAATAGGTGTCGTATTAAAACGTGCTTTATATTTTATAACCTGTAATGGGAAGATGATGTATCAAACAAAGATAGATGAAAATTATATTACAAATCAATTGATTTCTGTAAAGGAAAGGCTGCCCTATGGAATTGATGGCGGTATTTCGTTTCAACAATTATCCCTGTTTGATGACGTGAACTTTTCAGCTCCTAATTTACAGGAGTTTAAAAGTGGCATTGGTTAA
- a CDS encoding ABC transporter permease, whose protein sequence is MQVFKIYFKILKNSSLSLALYAIVFVILITVISLGQAKDPLNFEETKVNTALVNYDSDSVFVQNFLAYLSNYCNFIELEGEENELIDVLIFRKAEYMLTIPYGFGEDIMKGKDVNVEKKTISGGLYETAIDQAINRYITTAKVYLYANPILSEQNVVNYVNQDMNTEATVSINYNHIGRNYSFHNKYFNFASYILLASSFLGVGMVMLTFYNVHIRRRNLVTPMNFKSMDLQLIAGNIIFVIAWDIFIILLGILLAPDKYIDLSVLMFWFNFFIFSLGALSIGFLSAILVKRKEVNNMLSFILPLGLSFISGAFIPQTMLDKGVLKLAQFSPLYWFVRANDSIAVLQSYAFMDMIDIFKFIGIQFGFAVAVFSVALVAGKQWRQSN, encoded by the coding sequence ATGCAAGTATTTAAAATCTATTTTAAAATATTAAAAAATTCATCCTTATCGTTAGCACTCTATGCCATTGTTTTTGTCATCCTTATAACAGTAATATCCCTAGGACAGGCAAAGGATCCTTTGAATTTTGAGGAAACAAAGGTTAATACAGCCTTAGTAAATTATGATTCTGATAGTGTCTTTGTACAGAATTTTTTAGCTTATCTGAGTAACTATTGCAATTTTATTGAACTGGAAGGAGAGGAAAATGAATTAATTGATGTCTTGATTTTTCGAAAAGCAGAATATATGCTGACAATACCGTATGGTTTTGGTGAGGATATAATGAAAGGTAAGGATGTCAATGTTGAGAAAAAAACCATTTCAGGAGGTCTTTATGAGACTGCAATTGACCAAGCAATAAATCGTTATATAACAACTGCAAAAGTATACCTATATGCAAATCCGATACTTTCAGAGCAGAATGTGGTTAATTATGTGAATCAGGACATGAATACTGAGGCGACTGTATCCATAAACTATAATCATATAGGCAGGAATTACAGTTTTCATAATAAATATTTTAATTTCGCTTCTTATATACTTTTAGCTTCTAGTTTTTTAGGTGTTGGAATGGTTATGCTGACTTTTTATAATGTACACATCAGACGAAGGAATCTTGTGACGCCTATGAATTTTAAAAGCATGGATTTACAATTAATTGCAGGTAATATAATTTTTGTAATAGCATGGGATATATTTATTATACTGCTTGGAATACTGCTTGCTCCTGACAAATATATAGATTTGTCAGTTCTAATGTTCTGGTTCAATTTCTTTATATTTTCGTTGGGTGCATTAAGTATCGGCTTTTTATCTGCTATATTGGTTAAGAGGAAAGAAGTTAATAATATGCTGTCATTTATACTGCCACTGGGGTTAAGTTTTATCAGTGGAGCCTTTATACCCCAAACAATGTTAGATAAAGGGGTCTTAAAGCTTGCACAGTTTTCTCCTCTATACTGGTTTGTAAGAGCCAATGATTCAATTGCTGTACTACAATCTTATGCATTTATGGACATGATAGATATTTTTAAATTTATTGGCATACAATTTGGTTTTGCAGTGGCAGTTTTTTCAGTTGCCCTGGTAGCAGGGAAGCAATGGAGACAATCAAATTAA
- a CDS encoding ABC transporter permease: MYYRLYKSRLKCLIRNYDMLFWSFAFPILLSLFFYMGFYNLSKDKAIETIPVAVVGDYTFSDDLLQVMERARASEDTPLFWLIKVNQMEAETLLQERQVEGIVYTDEETALVVNSNGYYQTIIKAFLDTYLQSKQTAKRAGSLNQSLQEDVSEIMADNRNYIIDGSGDNPNTTLIYFYTLIALACMFGSKYGFLEMRNIEANQSPVAARLQAAPVHKLKLLLCNLTASFTIHFLSILLLLLFLNKVLMIALGGEILRLMCVCLLGSICGVTLGAMVCVIVKANIKVRSAILYIVVLGGSFLSGMLIVDMKYFITNNIPLLGFINPSNLITDAFYSLYFYDGYDRYQLNLSILGVLTGIFIVITYLEIRRKDYASI, from the coding sequence ATGTATTACAGACTATATAAATCCAGACTGAAATGTTTGATTCGAAATTACGATATGCTTTTTTGGTCTTTTGCCTTTCCAATCCTTCTATCTCTGTTTTTTTATATGGGATTTTATAATCTGTCAAAAGATAAAGCAATTGAGACAATACCGGTTGCGGTGGTGGGGGATTATACATTCTCGGATGATTTATTACAGGTTATGGAGAGAGCCCGTGCCAGTGAAGATACTCCTTTATTTTGGCTGATAAAAGTTAATCAGATGGAGGCAGAAACTCTTTTACAGGAAAGGCAAGTGGAGGGGATTGTTTATACGGATGAAGAGACGGCATTAGTTGTTAACAGCAATGGGTATTATCAGACCATAATAAAGGCTTTTTTGGATACCTATCTGCAAAGTAAGCAGACAGCAAAAAGGGCAGGCAGTTTAAATCAGAGCTTACAAGAAGATGTATCTGAGATAATGGCTGATAACAGAAACTATATAATAGATGGCAGCGGTGATAATCCGAATACAACTCTAATTTATTTTTATACTTTAATTGCACTTGCATGTATGTTTGGAAGTAAGTATGGATTTCTCGAAATGAGGAATATTGAGGCAAATCAATCTCCGGTAGCAGCTAGGCTGCAGGCAGCACCAGTGCATAAGTTAAAGCTGTTATTATGCAACCTGACAGCTTCTTTTACAATACATTTTTTAAGCATATTACTTTTATTACTTTTTCTAAATAAGGTCTTAATGATTGCGCTTGGAGGAGAGATTTTAAGATTGATGTGTGTATGTCTTTTAGGTTCTATCTGCGGGGTTACCTTGGGTGCTATGGTCTGTGTAATTGTGAAAGCAAATATAAAAGTAAGAAGTGCCATTTTGTATATTGTAGTATTAGGAGGGAGCTTTTTATCCGGCATGTTAATAGTGGATATGAAATACTTTATTACTAATAATATACCGCTGTTAGGATTTATAAATCCCTCAAATTTAATAACCGATGCCTTTTATTCCTTATATTTTTATGACGGCTACGACAGGTATCAGCTGAATCTGTCTATATTGGGGGTGCTGACAGGAATTTTCATAGTAATTACTTATTTAGAAATACGGAGGAAGGATTATGCAAGTATTTAA
- a CDS encoding ABC transporter ATP-binding protein: MVNHMIVEVKNLVKRYDRLVALDHFNLTVEKGEIYGLLGPNGSGKTTAINCILSLLSYDKGNIEIFGKKMSPDAYEIKKQIGIIMQNIAVFEELTVYENISYFCSLYINDKNQVRRLTEEAIDFVSLGDFTKFYPKKLSGGLLRRLNIACGIAHKPKLVILDEPTVAVDPQSRNKILEGIKNLNKEGATIIYTSHYMEEVEQLCSRISIIDKGKIIASGTKDELKNMISLGEKITVEAYNLKEEQIRQISHIPNVAQADYKDSILYIKSNKGKNNLIHILDYLQNNDINFGKIYTELPTLNDVFLEITGKELRD; this comes from the coding sequence ATGGTTAATCATATGATAGTAGAGGTAAAAAACTTGGTAAAACGTTATGATAGACTGGTTGCCCTGGATCATTTTAACCTCACGGTTGAAAAGGGCGAAATATATGGTTTGCTTGGTCCAAACGGTTCTGGAAAAACAACAGCAATAAATTGCATCTTATCGTTATTAAGTTATGATAAGGGGAACATTGAAATATTTGGTAAAAAGATGTCTCCGGATGCCTATGAAATTAAAAAACAAATTGGAATAATCATGCAAAATATTGCAGTATTTGAAGAATTGACTGTATATGAAAACATATCTTATTTTTGCAGTCTGTATATAAATGATAAAAATCAGGTAAGAAGACTAACTGAGGAGGCCATTGATTTTGTATCCTTGGGGGATTTTACAAAGTTTTATCCGAAAAAATTAAGTGGAGGCTTACTTCGAAGATTAAATATTGCCTGCGGTATAGCTCATAAACCTAAACTTGTAATATTAGACGAACCTACTGTGGCAGTTGACCCTCAAAGCAGGAATAAGATTTTGGAGGGGATTAAAAATTTGAATAAAGAGGGAGCCACTATTATATATACAAGTCATTACATGGAAGAAGTCGAACAGCTTTGCAGTAGGATATCAATTATAGATAAAGGAAAGATTATAGCTTCCGGCACAAAGGATGAGCTTAAAAATATGATATCCCTCGGTGAAAAAATAACAGTGGAAGCTTACAATTTAAAAGAAGAGCAGATAAGGCAAATATCACACATACCCAATGTGGCACAGGCAGATTACAAGGATAGTATCTTATATATAAAGTCCAATAAAGGAAAAAATAACCTGATTCATATCTTGGATTATTTGCAGAACAACGATATAAACTTTGGGAAAATTTACACGGAACTTCCCACGCTTAACGATGTTTTTCTTGAAATAACAGGAAAGGAATTGAGAGATTAA
- a CDS encoding sensor histidine kinase: MAEIQDKLLLFFSCFILYLLEVHWEYSIIPVLLAVITSSLSTYMEDRRLKLGFFLIYIACCQLIPYCFVFLPLMIYDIAYYDYQFLSLLILFPFFLNFNYFSPAIIAITILFFILSWIIKYRSLTYQRIRLEYNELQDTSKELALLQEQKNQSILENQDYEINVATLNERNRISKDIHDNIGHLLSRSLLQLGALLTITREETTREGLTALKDSISSGMDSIRSSIHNMHDESIDLYTVIDTLVKDFTFCKINFEYDLKSSPDIKLKYTFIAIVKEGLANIIKHSNATKVLISLREHPAMYQLILSDNGMIEDPKQLRLKRLFENQVYQEGMGIQNITDRVKSFQGNINFSFDEGFRIFISIPKNK, encoded by the coding sequence ATGGCAGAAATTCAAGATAAGCTTCTATTATTTTTTAGCTGTTTTATTCTATATCTCTTAGAAGTACACTGGGAATATTCTATTATTCCAGTGCTCTTGGCTGTTATCACTTCCAGTCTGAGCACTTATATGGAGGATCGGCGTTTGAAGTTGGGATTCTTTCTTATCTATATTGCCTGCTGTCAGCTAATTCCTTATTGCTTCGTATTTTTGCCTTTAATGATTTATGATATTGCCTATTACGACTACCAATTTTTAAGTCTGCTAATTTTATTTCCGTTTTTTTTAAATTTTAATTATTTCTCACCAGCAATTATTGCTATTACCATTTTGTTTTTTATACTTAGCTGGATTATTAAATACCGCTCTTTAACCTATCAAAGAATTAGGCTAGAATATAATGAGTTACAGGATACCTCCAAAGAGCTGGCACTATTGCAAGAGCAAAAAAATCAAAGTATTTTAGAAAACCAGGATTATGAAATAAATGTTGCCACACTAAATGAGCGTAATCGTATCTCAAAGGATATTCATGATAACATTGGGCATTTACTGTCCCGATCCTTATTACAGTTAGGTGCATTGCTAACAATTACAAGAGAAGAAACTACAAGAGAAGGCTTAACTGCCTTAAAAGATTCTATCTCAAGTGGTATGGACAGTATACGTTCTAGTATCCATAACATGCATGATGAGTCGATTGATTTATACACTGTAATAGATACTCTTGTGAAAGATTTTACTTTTTGTAAAATTAATTTTGAATATGATTTAAAATCCTCACCGGACATAAAGTTGAAATATACATTTATTGCCATTGTAAAAGAAGGCCTTGCAAATATTATTAAGCATTCAAACGCCACGAAAGTTCTCATAAGCCTAAGAGAACATCCTGCTATGTATCAGCTGATTCTGTCTGACAATGGAATGATTGAAGACCCAAAACAACTACGCTTAAAAAGACTTTTTGAAAATCAAGTTTACCAGGAAGGAATGGGTATACAAAATATTACTGATCGTGTGAAAAGCTTTCAAGGAAATATTAATTTTAGCTTTGATGAAGGGTTTCGTATATTTATTTCTATACCAAAAAATAAATAA